The Coprobacillus cateniformis DNA window ACCCCTTCAATCTCTTTATATTCTATAAATGGTTCTTTCGCACCACAGATTCCACATAGATTCGCCTTTTCCTCATCTAAAACAACACTACGCATATCAATACCTCCTTGTCTACCATTATAACCATATCTCATTTTTCTTCAATAAACTTTATCATACAAATATTGACAAGAAAAGAATGTCTCGTGCAAGACATTCTACAATTATACAATTATCTTTTTTTCCCTGAAGTTTTTTTAGCCATAGCCATAGTTTTTAACTCTTTAACTTCTTGTGGTTTTAAAAGACGATAATGTCCTGGTGTTAATCCTTTTAAATTAATCGTTCCTACTTGAAGACGATGTAATCTTTTGACTTTATGTCCCATCGCTTCAAACATCTTCTTAACTTGTCTGTTTTTCCCTTCAACGAGTTTAATCATTAAAATAGTTGTTTTGTGTTCAACATCTTTATGAGTAACTTTGATTTTACATGGTAAAGTTTTTGTTCCTTCTAAATAGACACCTTTTTCTAATTTATGCAACGTTTCTCCTTGCACCAATCCACTTACTGACACTTCATAAACTTTTTCCAAATGTGATGAAGGATGCATCATAAGATTTGCAAACTCGCCATCATTACTCATTAGCAAAACGCCAGTTGTATCATAATCCAGTCTTCCAACTGGATAAATACGTTCTTCAACTTCAGGAAAATAATCTATAACTGTAGATCTTCCTAATTCATCACTTAATGAGCATATACAACCTTTTGGTTTATAGAAAACATAGTAAACTTTATTTTCTCCTTTTAAGGCTTTATCATCAATCATAATCATATCGCCCTTTTTGACTTTGAACCCTAATTCACTTATGACCTCACCATTGACTTTGACTCTTCCAGCCGCAATTAAATCCTCTGCTTTTCTACGTGAAGTATATCCACTTGCAGCAATTGCTTTTTGTAGTCTTTCCATAGTATCACGTCCCTTCCCATATCATTATACACATATTCAAAAATTAAACAAACATTTTTAAATAAATCATAATCGCAAAGAGGACTGATAAAAAATCCATCATCAATCCAACCCATAAAGCATAACGTGTGTTTTTCATTTTTATAGAAGAAAAATAAAGAGTAATAACATACATTGTGGTATCACTACCACTTTGAATTAAGGTTGATAATAAACTTAAAGGATGATCAACCCCAAAAACTTCATAAATAGAATAGAGAAAAGATAAAGAAGCATTTGCACTAATTGGTCTCAGCATGCCTAAAACAAAGACATCAATCGGAATACCAATTGCCTGTATCAAAGGTTGAAATAATGAACTTAAAACATCTATTGTGCCACTGCTTCGTAAAAGTCCAACAAATAACATAAATGCCATTAAGGTTGTAAAGATTGGTTTCACTAAAGTCAAAGCATCTTTCACTCCATCAATAAACAATTCAAAAAGATTACATCTTTTCATCAGTCCATCAATAAAAACAATGATCAAGAAAATAATAATCGCTCTATTCATGATCTATCACCCTTTGAAGAACCAAACCAATGATGATAATTGTTATAGAGATAATCAACATATATGGATAAAATGCATAAAGGTCAGTTGAGCCAAATTGTTTTCTCAACATAATCAGTGAAGATGGGAACAGGCATAAACCAGCAGTATTGATAATAACCAGTGTTAACATCTGTCGAGAGGGGCGAGTAGAAGATGAATTTAATTCATTGAGTCTTTGAAAAGCTTTAATTCCACTCAAAGTCGCTAATGAACCTAATCCTAAAAGATTTGCAACAATATTTGATGATACATAAGCATACACATATTCCTGATAGATAACCGGTCCATAAATAAGTCTCAATAAAGGTTTAAATACAATACCAAAGTAATCCATAAAACCTGTATGCTCAATAATATTTAAAAAACCACCCCATAAACAAGCTGATAAAATAACTGTCATAACCAAATCAAAAACCTGGTATGGTGTATCCATCAAAGCATTCATCATGGCTTCTTCACGATGTAACAATAACCCTGTTAACAAAAAAATAACAACACTCCATTTCCAGACTCTAGCCATTGATAAATTCTCCTAACAAGATAAACCAGTACCTTAAGATTGTTTGAACACCCATTTCTCTTTTGACTTCATAGATTTGATTCTGCGAAACATAAACCTTTAATGAATCATTAGTCCCCTGTAACGATGCTTTTGAAGTTTCCTGACCACAATAATATAAATCCTCATCAATCAAAAAAGAATGACCATGATACTGATAAATTCCTTTTGGAAGAACAAGCATATTCTGATATTTTTCAAAGCATTCCTCATACTTTGCCTTATGAAATTCAAAATCATTCCCACAATTTAATGTAACAATAACCAATGAAACATCATTTTTTATAGCTCTAGTAACCAGTGTTCGACGTGCTTTCTTAGTAAAACCTGTTTTCCCTCCAACACAATATTCATATTCTTCAAGTAAACGATTTTTATTAT harbors:
- a CDS encoding pseudouridine synthase — protein: MERLQKAIAASGYTSRRKAEDLIAAGRVKVNGEVISELGFKVKKGDMIMIDDKALKGENKVYYVFYKPKGCICSLSDELGRSTVIDYFPEVEERIYPVGRLDYDTTGVLLMSNDGEFANLMMHPSSHLEKVYEVSVSGLVQGETLHKLEKGVYLEGTKTLPCKIKVTHKDVEHKTTILMIKLVEGKNRQVKKMFEAMGHKVKRLHRLQVGTINLKGLTPGHYRLLKPQEVKELKTMAMAKKTSGKKR